The region TTGCCTGTGGAATACTGGAATATGAATTACTGGATAACTCAGAAAGCAGCGGTATATTAGTCGAGTATCTATAGATAATTTGTGGAAATTTCATATCAAAACTGGTAAATCGTGTATTGTCTTATCATCTACATTATCTATAGATGTTGTGTGTATAATAATAAATGTGTAACTTCATGACCAGGTTGCATTTACAGATGAAAATACATACCTTTATTACTGTAGTTCTAAAGTTAACAGTGTTCCTGGGTTGTTCAAATTGgaaaagatatttttgaatgaaaaactgATTCTCCATCTTATCAATGTGAAAAGTATACAGAAATGTCGATGTACCGGGTATAATGAGTTCACCGGTTGTACAAAATGTTTCCACTAAAAACGTTTTCTAGATTTGATATTGTTACCTACCTGTAAGAAATATGGCCAGTATATTTATACTATGTAGTAAAATTCAACTGCTTCATATATTGTATACTTATTAGCTGATGAATATACTTTGGATGAAGGTTAGTAATTGTATAGAAACTAACCTTTGTTACTATTGTACCTCTTAACCAAATCGTTTTATGCATTTACCTTTAGCATAGATGCATACAAAATGCACAAAGATATTGTTTAAGTCATTTTCTAGATGAGGATTTTGACTTGATTCAGAAAAGGGCCTGTTTGGCGTCATGAATatttacccaaataatgaattttcaattgagaGTGTTTCAATAGAATGTTGATATTATAGTTGCATGTTTTTGGATATAAGTTTCTAGAAGATGTTATGGAAATGTGAAAATGGTGGTTGTACGTATATTacgaaatttgatattttttgcattcAGTCCTTTTTCAAAAATGCTTACAATTTTGGAGAAAATTATGTTTTGGTACGTGGTTCTACTTTCTAgttcatataaatgattttagcatatttatatcataGTAGTCAAGTTTGATAGATGCACAGATTGCGGAGAGATGTAAGATTGCAAGTCTACTCCCTCACATTGAAAGCCTTCTGATCAAAACGGCGTCAGTGTAACTGCCGTTGTATGGAAAAAATCATACACTATTTAACATTGATGTAATTTTGTTGTCAAGATAATTACTAGTACTCCAAGATCTAACACAAGTGTTTATTAAAGAGTGGCAGCATAATGAGATAGCATAACATTGTCGTCAGTGTTGAATGCGGGCTGTGTTATACTAAATTCTAGCATTTCACGTGTTATTTTTCACATACGAATCTGGCAAAATTAGTGAATAACATGTGTGTATGTGCTGGCACAATATTATAAAATTTACGGTAATATAATTACTGACAAAAAGATGGTTAACTTTCGAATTGCACGTTTAgtagttttaattttattgaaggactttgttcttttagtagttcattgaattgaagaagaaaatattGTGACTGTACCAGTCTCTAAAAAACTTTTGTTTGATACGTTTAAAGAATTAATTTGTGTGAGTATATCTGTATAGTTGTCAACATTATATAAACCTAATTATTTtgcttatgaaaaaaatgttttattgtgtcaAAAAAactttatgataatttattacgagtaataattgttatttttatctgaatttcaTCTCGATGCAATGgatttctactattcaatgtgGACGAAGAACTGGCCAGATTTAAATAATGCGCTGCTATTTCGATCCACTGTATACAGCGGTCAATCCAGAGGGTACGCTGGGAGCACCCCTTAAAGTACTGCAGATTTGTGTGATTGGTTCTCCTTCAGTGAATGTGgaatatcttttcaatttgtgAGTTAAATACTCGCATGATAGACTTTGTTGCTCTTCAAACCATAATAAGGCATGATTGATTCCACACATGATTATTGagaatcatttctatttagaaAGTTGCTTCAAATTCTTGATTAATTAAAAGAACGATTCCATTAAATAATGAGTACGGTAAGTGTTGATGGAAATGACGATTGAAACAATAATTCGCCCACGGCACCACAGTAAAAATAATAGAGATTTGCAAGGTCTGATCTCACCCGTCTAGCACTTCCCCTGCACTTTTCAGCTTTTGTTGACATTTCTGTGAAATGGAAGCACCGATGCAGGGCCTTTACAAAGTTTTTCCAGAGAGTAACACGAAGTTGCACTTAGCATAGTATACTTGCTACAAACTACTATACTACCATCTGAGATGTGCTGAAATCTGTCTAAAATCATTTATAGGCAGCAAGAATCAAGTAAAACtgaaatttataataattatgcTAATTTTAGTAGATCTAAACTGCAGTTGATATCAAATACATAAATAATACAACATTCGGTATAAAGGAGCAAAAACAAGTAAATGAAGATTATATTTTATGCCAATACCACATGAGgaatttgttgaaaatctaCAGCATATTCAGTAAAAAGATTAATAATGCAGCTTATCTCATTTGTTACTTTTACATGAATTTGTTCTATAGAATACTAACGAAAGGAACCTTTATGAGACTAGATTATTGatgaatacatgtacaaataaAATACCAAATCATCATTGTTAAAAACTACATCAATTTTTAATCTCAAGAATTCTTGACTATCATAGTGATTAACAATACATACAATCTACATTGTTTATGATCATTATTTCAACTAACTACAGCTCATGATAATCTAAGCTACGTACAAAGCATTTTCTTATCACAGTAAAACACAAACATGACGTAGAAATTGGCAGCATTCAATACTAGGACGGCTTAATATGTACTGGTATAAAAGATGTTGAAGAGACTGCACAAATTTACACCTGCAGTGTTTCTGTACATTTTACAACCCATTCTAATCTCTCAATCACTGGAAGAAGATGTAGAGCCacctgaaaattgaaattaacaaCAATTCAATGCAGATGGCTGAATGAATAGAACTGACATACAAGTATAGAATCGGTACAGCATCTAACAACATACCTGAGTGGATCGAGCATGTACATCTACAGTATAATCTAGTCCATCCTTATTAGAGACAACATTCTGGCTTTTACTGCAGTCAAGTCTTACTGAGACTTTTGCCCGAGACTGAAAAACAATAACACCAAAGCATGAATGAGAAATGTGATACATATGCTCATATACTGGTAACTCAAAACTCAGTTTACTTCATTCAGTTAccttattttctaaaacatatGATTTTCTACCATCATTCAAGTAGCTATAGAGAGTAACATCTCTAACTATTCTTTTAGAATCACCCTTAAGTacagaaaaatattgaatgaattttcaaacaaaattaatGACAGGTACTGCTGTTAACTGCTGTACTGGTACCTTATTGATGACAGATTGGGAAACTATCTTCTCTACTTCAATTGTatttgttaaccctttcacagTAACTGCAGAGTCATCACCATCTTCAACATAAATATCAAGTGAGAATGGACACGCCTGAAATTAAGAAGCATGAGGATAATCAGTAAAATGAACAACCACTAAACAGCAATAGAGATAACATAGCATCAAAATATTCCTcttcatgtatttttgatagcatTTATACTTGCCTCATCAAGAATAAGAGCTTTATTATAACCCATACTCCTCAATGTTACCCAAAGATCATCTGTATCTCCTTCATTGTCATCAGCTTCCATTTGATTAAGTTGAAGGAAACCTTTCCTGGTTATTTCGCCATTTTTCAGCTCgacattttctacaaataaAGCAATGCATAACGTTCTGTTGAAGAGAAAATCAATTAGtaatttcatcttcattctgAATTACCTTCAACAACTTCCCATTCATCATCAGCTACTTCTTCCCCACTTGTTCGTAGATTATATAAATTAAATTCCTGCCGATTCAACGAACCATTACCAGTCAGATCACACAGATCAAAAATCTCTGACAGCGCTTCCctatgagaaaaaaacaatttcggTCAAAGATTACACGcaaatttcagatttcaaataaaacacaaaatcaagaattttgGATTGATTTACTTGAATTGTTTTGTCAAGATGaattttccatctttatcCTTTTTCACGAGTTTTGTTTCAACTTTTGGCTCATTCCGTCGTCTTTTCAGTTTACAACCAGTCGTGAATGGCATCAAACGATAGCTGCCTTTTTGAAGGTCACATCGAACCCCATATTTCTAAAAGAACGTAAGTCAAGCTCCCTCTTCTCACACGTATCACATAAAATACTCTTAATTTGAAAGATGAGCAACACTAACATACCCCTCGAGCATCGCGCTCTTCAGTAAATGTCAACAGACTGTCTTCCAGTGATGCAGATGTTTCATGACGAACGATAAACATCGCTGTATCCACTAAAGTTCGAGTAGGATCTGAATGGAAATCAAGATTTTTGTGTTTTCACGTCTCACAAATTCGGATCAAGAGGTAAATACTGATGTACCTTCTGTTTTGATATCTCTAGGCTGTATAGTAATCCAAATACTTGAATCCTCAGCTAGCTTCAGGATATATTCCTGACTAATTATATTGTGATCATCATCAATGTGGAAACATCCTCTTCTTGAATGGTGCTTCCAATCCTTCAGAAAATAACAAACAAACCTAACAATaaacacacacacgcacaagaaactaataattaaatgaattaagaaATACCCTCAGATTCCTTGGTTCCTGTAGTTTTAAGCGTTTAGAAGCTACAGCTGGATTCGTTCCATCTTCAGACTTTGAGCGACTGCGTGGCTGAGGTTTGGGTTGATCATTTATACCTGAAGTAGATGTAAATTATAAGTGATGTAGATACCCTTTTCAACATAACAGTTACACATGATAAAACTCACTTGTTCGAGAACTTGTCCTGCCAGAACGAGGTCGGGGCTCTCGCCCGTCTGCAGAGCGCGCACTGCTCACTTTTCTAttcttttctttattttccatCTTCTTCCTTGACATCTTCTGAAGCTCTTTTGTTGTCGACATCACGAGATTACAAAACTAACATAGAAGCGAAATTTGCTCTGtgcattattgaaatattctaaCAGCAATTAAACAGCCAATAAAATGTTCTTACCTCCTTATAGTCTAGTTTaccatctttattttcatcaacctCATCCATGATTGCCTTAACCTCTTCAGTGGTCATTGGCTCACCTTTCTAGATTAAACAATGAATGCAAGATGTATAGGAATTAGCACACAAccaggttccacagttgtttcAGTGTCTATAAAATATACCAACTTATAGGCTAGAACTAGACGCCTCATTACAGGTTTGCTTACTTACATTTGTGAGGGCTTTACAGAGTTCTTTAAGTGACAGAAAGCCGTCTCCATTGACATCCATTTTTCGAAAAGATTTCATTAAATCATCCTCAGATGTCAATGGTTCTCGTTTacaaatatcacagaaatcaTCAAACGAAAGAGATTCTGAAATCAGAATATTCGATGCAATAATAAATGATACCAAAGTAAACATAGATTTTGTAAAACTTTGAACGGACCTGTTCCGCGCTTCCAATATTTTGTGATACTTTTCTGTGAAGGGTTTCTTCCAGTTTGCTGTATAACTAAGAAAACATATCATGTAAAGTTAAGTCATATTCTGGAATCTCGAAAAGCCGATGTTGAATCATCATTGTTACATTTACCAAGTTGTAAATCATCTCTGGATCTGATCACATCTGATATATCATCAAACACTGTCAAAAATGCAGCTTTGCAATCCaaaaagaattcatcatctttcgGTCGTGGAAGTAGCGGCGACCGTTGAGAAGAATGTCGCGATGACATGTTTTTTTGCTGACGATTCGTGACCAAGTGCTTTTTTCAGTTAAATCCCTAAACTTAAGAGATAGAATGAATTTAATAGCTGAGGCCTTAAAATACCCAGTGCCTAGTAGGCCAGTAAGTAGTTACTAATTAAGTAAGTAAGTAGTTAATAACTATTAgtattaaatatataattttagtaATATTGGGCATTGGCATTGCCTTGGCAATGATTCCATCTCTCAGTCTCGGAAAACTTTAACTATGATAGAATCTGTGAGTGTCATCTTGACTTAATTTCTTGTCAACTTGAATTACTTTATCAGTAATACATAATCTGTAGTGATTAAAACAGCTAGTTACCGGCAGCAGAGTCAGATATTTTCCACAACCAAATTCTCGAATTCTTTCAGTTTCGTAGTCCGGTGTAAACAAACCACGGACTGCGACAGTGACTGTGCATCGTTAAGGCGTCCGTGTCAATGCCGTCAGTCTAAATCCTGGAATACGTGTTTTAATACTTTATGATTCCGGTGAAGCAGCCACTGATAATCCGCAGCGCGCGATATTGATCCATTTCCGGGTTACTAAATTAATTTACTTTGCCAAAAATTTTCGCTTTAATTTCACGATTCAAGCGACGTTTAGTTAATTATTTGTGCCAAAAATGGCAGCATCAGACAGTAGACGATGCCCGGCATCGCAGTTTTTCATGGATGAAGATGCTCCTGAAGGAGGAACTGCTGACAACACATACCATCGAGtgagaatatttttcaaacgataaatccaatcaaattttattgccaCTTCTATGCATTTTCTTGatgatcatttttcaaaaatcctTCTTTTACTTAAAAGGTGGTTGATTTACTAAATAAAGCTGGACTCCAACAAAGAGATGCTGCAAAAATTACAAATCTGAAACAAGTAAGCACCTAATCATTTAACATATGCATTATCAAAAGTCTTACTTGAAGAATGATTCAATCTGTGTAAGAAAACTATTACTTTTATTTCTTGCTGGTATCTTTCTCTTCAGGTACAAGAATTGATTATCAACAAAGATCTAAATCTTCTCGACAATTTCTTAGACGTATGTGTATCATTTTCTTAcggtaaattattattttcatatttcaacggCTAATCTTGGttcaatcatttatttatagGAAATGATGGCATTTCAAATGGACAAATCACCTGAAGTTCGAAAATTTGTCGTCGGATTCATGGATGAGGCGAGGTAAGTTATGTTGCAACGTATTGTATTGTATCGCTTTGTTATTATACTGTTGGATGTTATTATAAACTTGGAAAAATATTGAGGTAATTAAAGCAAAATCCTATAAATGGATATTAAAGAACTAGAAATTAAAGAGTTTATTGATGCAAAAACATTTTGGTGGTTTCCTACATGCATTTTTACTGGGTAGAATGATGAAATACATCGTACACTAGGGAAATAAGTTAATAACTTAGGACGATTACCTGGATGttatatagaaaaacaacTTAAACCAAAAGTTTAAACTTCTCACCGGATAAGAAGAAAGTGAGGAGCTGCAATAATCCTGTCCTATATGGTTAGCTCAGTTGGTTAAGTGGAGGACTAAGCTCTGCTAACTTAATCAGGTTGTGAATCCTAACAACCAATAAAAAGGCCCTGGCTGTCTCTTAAGACCCGCTAAGGTTACACTGTTACCTGCAGTTTGGACGTAAACTTTAAGTCTAAACTAatgaaaaatccaaacatttttTGGTCAACAATATGAGACGTAAATACTTGGAAATTAGGCTAGGTCCAGTGGATATTACACTGATCTATTGAATTATAGAATATGAATTCAGACATGtagattttattattattgtcaaATTGCAGTAAAAAGGAGCCAGAGCTGTTGCCTAAATTTATTGGTTATCTTCATATGATGATGAATGATGAGAATGTAAATGTTATAAAGAAAATCATTCTCAGTATGACAAGAATCTATCGTTCATCTTTACAGGTAAGCTATAGTTTTCACATTTCTCTCATGGATTGCTCAAGGTGATTGTGAGAGATgatgtttgtattttcttttatgCAGTGGTTATTGAAATCGAAGGAAATAACGGAACAGATAGAAAGTATGTGGAAATATGTTAATGTGATCAAAGAAACcattctgaagatgatagattcAGAAAATGATGGGTGAGAATAAAAGCTAACTGCGATAAAGAATTTA is a window of Tubulanus polymorphus chromosome 2, tnTubPoly1.2, whole genome shotgun sequence DNA encoding:
- the LOC141898680 gene encoding LOW QUALITY PROTEIN: EF-hand calcium-binding domain-containing protein 7-like (The sequence of the model RefSeq protein was modified relative to this genomic sequence to represent the inferred CDS: substituted 3 bases at 3 genomic stop codons), producing MSSRHSSQRSPLLPRPKDDEFFLDCKAAFLTVFDDISDVIRSRDDLQLVIQQTGRNPSQKSITKYWKRGTESLSFDDFCDICKREPLTSEDDLMKSFRKMDVNGDGFLSLKELCKALTNKGEPMTTEEVKAIMDEVDENKDGKLDYKEFCNLVMSTTKELQKMSRKKMENKEKNRKVSSARSADGREPRPRSGRTSSRTSEFYHVXLLCXKGYLHHLXFTSTSGINDQPKPQPRSRSKSEDGTNPAVASKRLKLQEPRNLRDWKHHSRRGCFHIDDDHNIISQEYILKLAEDSSIWITIQPRDIKTEDPTRTLVDTAMFIVRHETSASLEDSLLTFTEERDARGKYGVRCDLQKGSYRLMPFTTGCKLKRRRNEPKVETKLVKKDKDGKFILTKQFKEALSEIFDLCDLTGNGSLNRQEFNLYNLRTSGEEVADDEWEVVEENVELKNGEITRKGFLQLNQMEADDNEGDTDDLWVTLRSMGYNKALILDEACPFSLDIYVEDGDDSAVTVKGLTNTIEVEKIVSQSVINKGDSKRIVRDVTLYSYLNDGRKSYVLENKSRAKVSVRLDCSKSQNVVSNKDGLDYTVDVHARSTQVALHLLPVIERLEWVVKCTETLQV